One region of Pseudoalteromonas sp. R3 genomic DNA includes:
- a CDS encoding DUF2971 domain-containing protein produces the protein MRLFKYMGLDMRALSDLHLRISSRDCLNDPFEFLPTTSAVKRKVEIMQSLDQFQYERLDSQFNVDYMEELDTDLLKYGVVCLSENGNNNLMWSHYADEHKGVMIELESENLFRFSPEQKKVMDNDFSAASIKPKPVNYDVKRAGLDISEECLYEYANSNFIERFFTMKGYEWKCEQEWRYIFKFLHADKVIVNTPEEQVESISNELIRCKVPFDLESNTFIVNAGDNDFNMIMVDVISKNNDLSPVYLKSVNPRCIKAIYFGCRVEESVAREKKDTLIRTNKAYGQVIFKKIDLDEESYQLRQTIL, from the coding sequence ATGAGACTATTTAAATATATGGGCTTAGATATGAGGGCACTCAGCGATTTACACTTAAGAATTTCATCAAGGGACTGCTTAAACGACCCTTTTGAGTTTCTACCAACTACTTCAGCAGTAAAAAGGAAAGTTGAGATTATGCAGTCTTTAGATCAATTTCAATATGAAAGACTAGACTCTCAATTTAATGTAGATTACATGGAAGAATTAGATACAGATCTACTTAAGTATGGTGTTGTTTGTCTGAGTGAAAACGGCAATAACAATCTTATGTGGTCTCATTATGCTGATGAGCACAAAGGTGTAATGATAGAGCTAGAGTCAGAAAACTTATTTAGATTTTCACCAGAACAAAAAAAGGTCATGGATAATGATTTTTCAGCAGCTTCAATAAAACCCAAGCCCGTTAATTATGATGTTAAAAGGGCTGGCTTGGATATAAGTGAAGAATGTTTATATGAATATGCAAACTCTAATTTTATTGAAAGATTCTTTACAATGAAAGGCTATGAATGGAAGTGTGAGCAAGAATGGAGGTATATTTTTAAATTTTTACACGCAGATAAAGTAATTGTTAATACTCCCGAAGAGCAAGTTGAAAGCATTAGTAACGAACTAATTAGATGTAAAGTACCATTTGATCTTGAAAGTAACACTTTTATAGTTAACGCAGGTGATAATGATTTCAATATGATAATGGTAGATGTCATATCTAAGAATAATGATTTATCACCAGTCTACCTTAAAAGTGTAAATCCTCGGTGTATTAAAGCGATATATTTTGGATGTCGTGTTGAAGAGAGTGTAGCTAGAGAGAAAAAAGATACTTTAATCAGAACAAACAAAGCATATGGGCAGGTAATTTTCAAGAAAATTGATTTAGATGAAGAGTCATATCAGCTGCGGCAAACTATTCTATGA
- a CDS encoding coniferyl aldehyde dehydrogenase yields MSTVSEQTLLTMNFQALQSAYARDPAPDYAQRVAVLKKLKRALVSHEQHIYQALSQDYGYRSQFDTFFADIMPTIAAINYAIKHLKKWMQPSKRHAGLMLMPSKVKVHYQPLGVVGVVTPWNFPFYLALGPTIQALAAGNRVMIKMSEFTPHANQALKSILEDISEHVHLVEGDAQIGAAFAALPFDHLIFTGSTEVGKLVAKSAADNLTPITLELGGKSPTIIDQDIDIGVAVDALIMGKSINSGQICVAPDYVFVPAKRVDSFIDTFIARYTEYHLSSNNSNKQSHIISDRQLTRLLHLLDDAKSKGAIVHPVKAHDPSNSKCVYPHLLTNVSEDMAVLQEEIFGSLLPVMTYDTLDDVISYINARPRPLALYIMSNNNPLIERLIANTHSGGISVNDTTMHVVADDAPFGGIGHSGMGQYHGYEGFLTFSKAKTVLYSSSWLPKNRIVLKHRDWVFKVLRKWLLR; encoded by the coding sequence ATGAGCACAGTTTCTGAACAGACATTGCTAACCATGAACTTTCAGGCGCTGCAATCTGCCTATGCCCGGGACCCTGCGCCCGACTATGCACAACGCGTTGCAGTGCTCAAAAAGCTCAAACGAGCATTGGTCTCGCACGAACAACACATCTATCAGGCCTTGTCTCAGGATTATGGTTATCGCAGTCAATTCGATACTTTCTTTGCCGACATAATGCCCACCATTGCAGCCATTAATTATGCCATCAAACATCTGAAAAAATGGATGCAGCCCTCAAAACGCCATGCCGGGCTCATGCTCATGCCGTCAAAAGTGAAAGTACATTATCAACCTTTAGGGGTGGTTGGCGTTGTAACCCCCTGGAACTTCCCTTTCTATCTTGCTCTGGGGCCAACTATACAGGCGCTGGCCGCCGGCAACCGGGTGATGATCAAGATGAGTGAGTTCACACCTCATGCAAATCAGGCATTAAAAAGCATTCTTGAAGATATTAGCGAGCATGTACATTTGGTAGAAGGTGATGCACAAATTGGCGCGGCATTCGCGGCTTTGCCATTCGACCATCTGATTTTTACAGGCTCAACCGAGGTAGGCAAACTGGTTGCCAAATCGGCCGCCGACAACCTGACCCCCATCACACTGGAGTTAGGAGGGAAATCGCCCACCATCATAGATCAGGATATCGATATAGGCGTTGCTGTTGATGCATTGATAATGGGCAAATCGATCAATTCAGGACAAATCTGCGTTGCTCCCGATTATGTTTTTGTGCCTGCCAAGCGCGTTGATTCCTTTATCGATACTTTTATTGCCCGTTATACCGAATATCACCTCTCCAGCAACAACAGCAACAAACAAAGCCATATTATCTCCGACCGTCAGCTTACCCGGTTACTACACTTGCTGGATGATGCAAAATCAAAAGGCGCTATAGTTCACCCCGTTAAAGCACATGACCCAAGTAACAGCAAGTGTGTTTATCCGCATCTGCTCACCAATGTCAGTGAAGATATGGCTGTGTTGCAAGAAGAGATATTTGGCTCTTTATTGCCTGTGATGACCTACGACACACTGGATGATGTCATTTCCTATATTAACGCCCGGCCCCGCCCTCTGGCGCTTTATATAATGTCAAATAATAACCCCCTGATAGAACGCCTGATAGCCAACACCCACAGTGGCGGTATCAGTGTCAATGATACCACTATGCATGTCGTTGCGGATGATGCGCCTTTTGGTGGAATTGGCCACTCAGGCATGGGGCAATACCATGGTTATGAAGGGTTTTTAACCTTTTCAAAAGCCAAAACAGTGCTGTACTCCAGCAGCTGGTTGCCAAAAAATCGAATTGTACTCAAACACCGGGATTGGGTGTTTAAGGTGCTCCGTAAGTGGCTGCTCAGATGA